The following are from one region of the Stigmatopora argus isolate UIUO_Sarg chromosome 9, RoL_Sarg_1.0, whole genome shotgun sequence genome:
- the LOC144082030 gene encoding uncharacterized protein LOC144082030 isoform X11 codes for MDLWTLFSPVEVWTLFSLVEFWTLFSPAEFWGRTAGTDGRDGRQGRTAGTDGRDGRQGRTAGTARTAGTARTAGTARTAGTARTAGTDGRTARTAGTDGRHGRTALTDGRHGRTEGSRLEPFFPPWIFGHERTAKMDGKDGRQGRTAGTDGRDRRRDQDLNLFFPRGLLGMNGRQRWTARTDGRDRRRDQDGRQGRTAGTDGRQGRTAGTDGRDGRQGRTAGTDGGIKGQTEGSRLLGVDGRHGLMDDRDRDNCACFTDTLNWLNSSNVLVGRSRQDLVALGRRCHKSIRADCQRTCRMSPRTSRDDQFRHTLLCMMTIRLLMIR; via the exons atggatttatggacacttttctccccagtggaggttTGGAcgcttttctccctagtggagttttggacacttttctcccctgcTGAGTTttggggacggacggcagggacggacggcagggacggacggcagggacggacggcagggacggacggcagggacggacggcagggacggacggcagggacggcacggacggcagggacggcacggacggcagggacggcacggacggcagggacggcacggacggcaggcacggacggacggacggcacggacggcaggcacggacggacggcacggacggacggcactgacggacggacggcacggacggacagagggatcaag acttgaacctttttttcccccgtggatttttgggcatgaacggacggcaaagatggacggcaaagatggacggcaaggacggacggcagggacggacggcagggacagacggagggatcaag acttgaacctttttttcccccgtggacttttgggcatgaacggacggcaaagatggacggcaaggacggacggcagggacagacggagggatcaag atggacggcaaggacggacggcagggacggacggacggcagggacggacggcagggacggacggcagggacggacgccagggacggacggcagggacagacggagggatcaag ggacagacagagggatcaa GACTTTTGGGcgtggacggacggcacggactgaTGGACGACAGGGACAGAGACAACTGCG CGTGCTTCACGG acactctgaattggctcaattcttcaaacgttttggttggaaggag tcgccaggatttggttgctctcgggaggagatgccataaatccatcagagcagattgccaacgaacctgccgcatgtccccgaggacatctcgagacgaccaatttcgtcatacgctgctgtgtatgatgacaattaggcttttgatgattcgatga
- the LOC144082030 gene encoding uncharacterized protein LOC144082030 isoform X31: MDLWTLFSPVEVWTLFSLVEFWTLFSPAEFWGRTAGTDGRDGRQGRTAGTDGRDGRQGRTAGTARTAGTARTAGTARTAGTARTAGTDGRTARTAGTDGRHGRTALTDGRHGRTEGSRLEPFFPPWIFGHERTAKMDGKDGRQGRTAGTDGRDRRRDQDLNLFFPRGLLGMNGRQRWTARTDGRDRRRDQDGRQGRTAGTDGRQGRTAGTDGRDGRQGRTAGTDGGIKTFGHGRTAGTDGRDRQRDQGVDGRHGLMDDRDRDNCACFTDTLNWLNSSNVLVGRSLVVVC; encoded by the exons atggatttatggacacttttctccccagtggaggttTGGAcgcttttctccctagtggagttttggacacttttctcccctgcTGAGTTttggggacggacggcagggacggacggcagggacggacggcagggacggacggcagggacggacggcagggacggacggcagggacggacggcagggacggcacggacggcagggacggcacggacggcagggacggcacggacggcagggacggcacggacggcaggcacggacggacggacggcacggacggcaggcacggacggacggcacggacggacggcactgacggacggacggcacggacggacagagggatcaag acttgaacctttttttcccccgtggatttttgggcatgaacggacggcaaagatggacggcaaagatggacggcaaggacggacggcagggacggacggcagggacagacggagggatcaag acttgaacctttttttcccccgtggacttttgggcatgaacggacggcaaagatggacggcaaggacggacggcagggacagacggagggatcaag atggacggcaaggacggacggcagggacggacggacggcagggacggacggcagggacggacggcagggacggacgccagggacggacggcagggacagacggagggatcaa gacttttgggcatggacggacggcagggacggacggcagggacagacagagggatcaa GGcgtggacggacggcacggactgaTGGACGACAGGGACAGAGACAACTGCG CGTGCTTCACGG acactctgaattggctcaattcttcaaacgttttggttggaaggag tcttgtCGTTGTTTGCTAA
- the LOC144082030 gene encoding uncharacterized protein LOC144082030 isoform X12 has protein sequence MDLWTLFSPVEVWTLFSLVEFWTLFSPAEFWGRTAGTDGRDGRQGRTAGTDGRDGRQGRTAGTARTAGTARTAGTARTAGTARTAGTDGRTARTAGTDGRHGRTALTDGRHGRTEGSRLEPFFPPWIFGHERTAKMDGKDGRQGRTAGTDGRDRRRDQDGRQGRTAGTDGGIKMDGKDGRQGRTDGRDGRQGRTAGTDARDGRQGQTEGSRDGRQGQTEGSRDRDNCGESATPAGPCRRPIASRAHSTRVCSLSACFTDTLNWLNSSNVLVGRSRQDLVALGRRCHKSIRADCQRTCRMSPRTSRDDQFRHTLLCMMTIRLLMIR, from the exons atggatttatggacacttttctccccagtggaggttTGGAcgcttttctccctagtggagttttggacacttttctcccctgcTGAGTTttggggacggacggcagggacggacggcagggacggacggcagggacggacggcagggacggacggcagggacggacggcagggacggacggcagggacggcacggacggcagggacggcacggacggcagggacggcacggacggcagggacggcacggacggcaggcacggacggacggacggcacggacggcaggcacggacggacggcacggacggacggcactgacggacggacggcacggacggacagagggatcaag acttgaacctttttttcccccgtggatttttgggcatgaacggacggcaaagatggacggcaaagatggacggcaaggacggacggcagggacggacggcagggacagacggagggatcaag atggacggcaaggacggacggcagggacagacggagggatcaag atggacggcaaggacggacggcagggacggacggacggcagggacggacggcagggacggacggcagggacggacgccagggacggacggcagggacagacggagggatcaag ggacggacggcagggacagacagagggatcaag GGACAGAGACAACTGCGGTGAGTCGGCCACGCCCGCCGGCCCGTGCCGTCGTCCAATCGCAAGCCGAGCCCATTCCACCCGTGTTTGCTCTCTTTCAGCGTGCTTCACGG acactctgaattggctcaattcttcaaacgttttggttggaaggag tcgccaggatttggttgctctcgggaggagatgccataaatccatcagagcagattgccaacgaacctgccgcatgtccccgaggacatctcgagacgaccaatttcgtcatacgctgctgtgtatgatgacaattaggcttttgatgattcgatga
- the LOC144082030 gene encoding uncharacterized protein LOC144082030 isoform X8, which translates to MDLWTLFSPVEVWTLFSLVEFWTLFSPAEFWGRTAGTDGRDGRQGRTAGTDGRDGRQGRTAGTARTAGTARTAGTARTAGTARTAGTDGRTARTAGTDGRHGRTALTDGRHGRTEGSRLEPFFPPWIFGHERTAKMDGKDGRQGRTAGTDGRDRRRDQDLNLFFPRGLLGMNGRQRWTARTDGRDRRRDQDGRQGRTAGTDGRQGRTAGTDGRDGRQGRTAGTDGGIKGRTAGTDRGIKGVDGRHGLMDDRDRDNCACFTDTLNWLNSSNVLVGRSRQDLVALGRRCHKSIRADCQRTCRMSPRTSRDDQFRHTLLCMMTIRLLMIR; encoded by the exons atggatttatggacacttttctccccagtggaggttTGGAcgcttttctccctagtggagttttggacacttttctcccctgcTGAGTTttggggacggacggcagggacggacggcagggacggacggcagggacggacggcagggacggacggcagggacggacggcagggacggacggcagggacggcacggacggcagggacggcacggacggcagggacggcacggacggcagggacggcacggacggcaggcacggacggacggacggcacggacggcaggcacggacggacggcacggacggacggcactgacggacggacggcacggacggacagagggatcaag acttgaacctttttttcccccgtggatttttgggcatgaacggacggcaaagatggacggcaaagatggacggcaaggacggacggcagggacggacggcagggacagacggagggatcaag acttgaacctttttttcccccgtggacttttgggcatgaacggacggcaaagatggacggcaaggacggacggcagggacagacggagggatcaag atggacggcaaggacggacggcagggacggacggacggcagggacggacggcagggacggacggcagggacggacgccagggacggacggcagggacagacggagggatcaag ggacggacggcagggacagacagagggatcaa GGGcgtggacggacggcacggactgaTGGACGACAGGGACAGAGACAACTGCG CGTGCTTCACGG acactctgaattggctcaattcttcaaacgttttggttggaaggag tcgccaggatttggttgctctcgggaggagatgccataaatccatcagagcagattgccaacgaacctgccgcatgtccccgaggacatctcgagacgaccaatttcgtcatacgctgctgtgtatgatgacaattaggcttttgatgattcgatga
- the LOC144082030 gene encoding uncharacterized protein LOC144082030 isoform X32, whose amino-acid sequence MDLWTLFSPVEVWTLFSLVEFWTLFSPAEFWGRTAGTDGRDGRQGRTAGTDGRDGRQGRTAGTARTAGTARTAGTARTAGTARTAGTDGRTARTAGTDGRHGRTALTDGRHGRTEGSRLEPFFPPWIFGHERTAKMDGKDGRQGRTAGTDGRDRRRDQDLNLFFPRGLLGMNGRQRWTARTDGRDRRRDQDGRQGRTAGTDGRQGRTAGTDGRDGRQGRTAGTDGGIKGQTEGSSYNFSPPCGLLGVDGRHGLMDDRDRDNCACFTDTLNWLNSSNVLVGRSLVVVC is encoded by the exons atggatttatggacacttttctccccagtggaggttTGGAcgcttttctccctagtggagttttggacacttttctcccctgcTGAGTTttggggacggacggcagggacggacggcagggacggacggcagggacggacggcagggacggacggcagggacggacggcagggacggacggcagggacggcacggacggcagggacggcacggacggcagggacggcacggacggcagggacggcacggacggcaggcacggacggacggacggcacggacggcaggcacggacggacggcacggacggacggcactgacggacggacggcacggacggacagagggatcaag acttgaacctttttttcccccgtggatttttgggcatgaacggacggcaaagatggacggcaaagatggacggcaaggacggacggcagggacggacggcagggacagacggagggatcaag acttgaacctttttttcccccgtggacttttgggcatgaacggacggcaaagatggacggcaaggacggacggcagggacagacggagggatcaag atggacggcaaggacggacggcagggacggacggacggcagggacggacggcagggacggacggcagggacggacgccagggacggacggcagggacagacggagggatcaag ggacagacagagggatcaag CTATAACTTTTCCCCCCCCTGCGGACTTTTGGGcgtggacggacggcacggactgaTGGACGACAGGGACAGAGACAACTGCG CGTGCTTCACGG acactctgaattggctcaattcttcaaacgttttggttggaaggag tcttgtCGTTGTTTGCTAA
- the LOC144082030 gene encoding uncharacterized protein LOC144082030 isoform X6 encodes MDLWTLFSPVEVWTLFSLVEFWTLFSPAEFWGRTAGTDGRDGRQGRTAGTDGRDGRQGRTAGTARTAGTARTAGTARTAGTARTAGTDGRTARTAGTDGRHGRTALTDGRHGRTEGSRLEPFFPPWIFGHERTAKMDGKDGRQGRTAGTDGRDRRRDQDLNLFFPRGLLGMNGRQRWTARTDGRDRRRDQDGRQGRTAGTDGRQGRTAGTDGRDGRQGRTAGTDGGIKGQTEGSSYNFSPPCGLLGVDGRHGLMDDRDRDNCACFTDTLNWLNSSNVLVGRSRQDLVALGRRCHKSIRADCQRTCRMSPRTSRDDQFRHTLLCMMTIRLLMIR; translated from the exons atggatttatggacacttttctccccagtggaggttTGGAcgcttttctccctagtggagttttggacacttttctcccctgcTGAGTTttggggacggacggcagggacggacggcagggacggacggcagggacggacggcagggacggacggcagggacggacggcagggacggacggcagggacggcacggacggcagggacggcacggacggcagggacggcacggacggcagggacggcacggacggcaggcacggacggacggacggcacggacggcaggcacggacggacggcacggacggacggcactgacggacggacggcacggacggacagagggatcaag acttgaacctttttttcccccgtggatttttgggcatgaacggacggcaaagatggacggcaaagatggacggcaaggacggacggcagggacggacggcagggacagacggagggatcaag acttgaacctttttttcccccgtggacttttgggcatgaacggacggcaaagatggacggcaaggacggacggcagggacagacggagggatcaag atggacggcaaggacggacggcagggacggacggacggcagggacggacggcagggacggacggcagggacggacgccagggacggacggcagggacagacggagggatcaag ggacagacagagggatcaag CTATAACTTTTCCCCCCCCTGCGGACTTTTGGGcgtggacggacggcacggactgaTGGACGACAGGGACAGAGACAACTGCG CGTGCTTCACGG acactctgaattggctcaattcttcaaacgttttggttggaaggag tcgccaggatttggttgctctcgggaggagatgccataaatccatcagagcagattgccaacgaacctgccgcatgtccccgaggacatctcgagacgaccaatttcgtcatacgctgctgtgtatgatgacaattaggcttttgatgattcgatga
- the LOC144082030 gene encoding uncharacterized protein LOC144082030 isoform X14, whose protein sequence is MDLWTLFSPVEVWTLFSLVEFWTLFSPAEFWGRTAGTDGRDGRQGRTAGTDGRDGRQGRTAGTARTAGTARTAGTARTAGTARTAGTDGRTARTAGTDGRHGRTALTDGRHGRTEGSRWTAKMDGKDGRQGRTAGTDGGIKMDGKDGRQGQTEGSRWTARTDGRDGRTAGTDGRDGRQGRTPGTDGRDRRRDQGTDRGIKTFGRGRTARTDGRQGQRQLRVLHGHSELAQFFKRFGWKEVSDPRWRRGWMQLALALQFGVLFPQSCRCLLTSAKQTFSTVARIWLLSGGDAINPSEQIANEPAACPRGHLETTNFVIRCCV, encoded by the exons atggatttatggacacttttctccccagtggaggttTGGAcgcttttctccctagtggagttttggacacttttctcccctgcTGAGTTttggggacggacggcagggacggacggcagggacggacggcagggacggacggcagggacggacggcagggacggacggcagggacggacggcagggacggcacggacggcagggacggcacggacggcagggacggcacggacggcagggacggcacggacggcaggcacggacggacggacggcacggacggcaggcacggacggacggcacggacggacggcactgacggacggacggcacggacggacagagggatcaag atggacggcaaagatggacggcaaggacggacggcagggacggacggcagggacagacggagggatcaag atggacggcaaggacggacggcagggacagacggagggatcaag atggacggcaaggacggacggcagggacggacggacggcagggacggacggcagggacggacggcagggacggacgccagggacggacggcagggacagacggagggatcaag ggacagacagagggatcaa GACTTTTGGGcgtggacggacggcacggactgaTGGACGACAGGGACAGAGACAACTGCG CGTGCTTCACGG acactctgaattggctcaattcttcaaacgttttggttggaaggaggtaagtgatccaagatggcggcgcgggtggatgcagctggctcttgctctccagtttggtgttttgtttcctcagtcttgtCGTTGTTTGCTAACATCTGCCAAGCAAaccttttctacagtcgccaggatttggttgctctcgggaggagatgccataaatccatcagagcagattgccaacgaacctgccgcatgtccccgaggacatctcgagacgaccaatttcgtcatacgctgctgtgtatga
- the LOC144082030 gene encoding uncharacterized protein LOC144082030 isoform X29 has product MDLWTLFSPVEVWTLFSLVEFWTLFSPAEFWGRTAGTDGRDGRQGRTAGTDGRDGRQGRTAGTARTAGTARTAGTARTAGTARTAGTDGRTARTAGTDGRHGRTALTDGRHGRTEGSRWTAKMDGKDGRQGRTAGTDGGIKMDGKDGRQGQTEGSRDGRQGQTEGSRDRQRDQGRGRTARTDGRQGQRQLRVLHGHSELAQFFKRFGWKEVSDPRWRRGWMQLALALQFGVLFPQSCRCLLTSAKQTFSTVARIWLLSGGDAINPSEQIANEPAACPRGHLETTNFVIRCCV; this is encoded by the exons atggatttatggacacttttctccccagtggaggttTGGAcgcttttctccctagtggagttttggacacttttctcccctgcTGAGTTttggggacggacggcagggacggacggcagggacggacggcagggacggacggcagggacggacggcagggacggacggcagggacggacggcagggacggcacggacggcagggacggcacggacggcagggacggcacggacggcagggacggcacggacggcaggcacggacggacggacggcacggacggcaggcacggacggacggcacggacggacggcactgacggacggacggcacggacggacagagggatcaag atggacggcaaagatggacggcaaggacggacggcagggacggacggcagggacagacggagggatcaag atggacggcaaggacggacggcagggacagacggagggatcaag ggacggacggcagggacagacggagggatcaag ggacagacagagggatcaa GGGcgtggacggacggcacggactgaTGGACGACAGGGACAGAGACAACTGCG CGTGCTTCACGG acactctgaattggctcaattcttcaaacgttttggttggaaggaggtaagtgatccaagatggcggcgcgggtggatgcagctggctcttgctctccagtttggtgttttgtttcctcagtcttgtCGTTGTTTGCTAACATCTGCCAAGCAAaccttttctacagtcgccaggatttggttgctctcgggaggagatgccataaatccatcagagcagattgccaacgaacctgccgcatgtccccgaggacatctcgagacgaccaatttcgtcatacgctgctgtgtatga
- the LOC144082030 gene encoding uncharacterized protein LOC144082030 isoform X19, whose translation MDLWTLFSPVEVWTLFSLVEFWTLFSPAEFWGRTAGTDGRDGRQGRTAGTDGRDGRQGRTAGTARTAGTARTAGTARTAGTARTAGTDGRTARTAGTDGRHGRTALTDGRHGRTEGSRWTAKMDGKDGRQGRTAGTDGGIKMDGKDGRQRWTARTDGRDGRTAGTDGRDGRQGRTPGTDGRDRRRDQGTDRGIKTFGRGRTARTDGRQGQRQLRVLHGHSELAQFFKRFGWKEVSDPRWRRGWMQLALALQFGVLFPQSCRCLLTSAKQTFSTVARIWLLSGGDAINPSEQIANEPAACPRGHLETTNFVIRCCV comes from the exons atggatttatggacacttttctccccagtggaggttTGGAcgcttttctccctagtggagttttggacacttttctcccctgcTGAGTTttggggacggacggcagggacggacggcagggacggacggcagggacggacggcagggacggacggcagggacggacggcagggacggacggcagggacggcacggacggcagggacggcacggacggcagggacggcacggacggcagggacggcacggacggcaggcacggacggacggacggcacggacggcaggcacggacggacggcacggacggacggcactgacggacggacggcacggacggacagagggatcaag atggacggcaaagatggacggcaaggacggacggcagggacggacggcagggacagacggagggatcaag atggacggcaaggacggacgg caaagatggacggcaaggacggacggcagggacggacggacggcagggacggacggcagggacggacggcagggacggacgccagggacggacggcagggacagacggagggatcaag ggacagacagagggatcaa GACTTTTGGGcgtggacggacggcacggactgaTGGACGACAGGGACAGAGACAACTGCG CGTGCTTCACGG acactctgaattggctcaattcttcaaacgttttggttggaaggaggtaagtgatccaagatggcggcgcgggtggatgcagctggctcttgctctccagtttggtgttttgtttcctcagtcttgtCGTTGTTTGCTAACATCTGCCAAGCAAaccttttctacagtcgccaggatttggttgctctcgggaggagatgccataaatccatcagagcagattgccaacgaacctgccgcatgtccccgaggacatctcgagacgaccaatttcgtcatacgctgctgtgtatga
- the LOC144082030 gene encoding uncharacterized protein LOC144082030 isoform X37, translated as MDLWTLFSPVEVWTLFSLVEFWTLFSPAEFWGRTAGTDGRDGRQGRTAGTDGRDGRQGRTAGTARTAGTARTAGTARTAGTARTAGTDGRTARTAGTDGRHGRTALTDGRHGRTEGSRWTAKMDGKDGRQGRTAGTDGGIKGRTAGTDRGIKTFGRGRTARTDGRQGQRQLRVLHGHSELAQFFKRFGWKEVSDPRWRRGWMQLALALQFGVLFPQSCRCLLTSAKQTFSTVARIWLLSGGDAINPSEQIANEPAACPRGHLETTNFVIRCCV; from the exons atggatttatggacacttttctccccagtggaggttTGGAcgcttttctccctagtggagttttggacacttttctcccctgcTGAGTTttggggacggacggcagggacggacggcagggacggacggcagggacggacggcagggacggacggcagggacggacggcagggacggacggcagggacggcacggacggcagggacggcacggacggcagggacggcacggacggcagggacggcacggacggcaggcacggacggacggacggcacggacggcaggcacggacggacggcacggacggacggcactgacggacggacggcacggacggacagagggatcaag atggacggcaaagatggacggcaaggacggacggcagggacggacggcagggacagacggagggatcaag ggacggacggcagggacagacagagggatcaa GACTTTTGGGcgtggacggacggcacggactgaTGGACGACAGGGACAGAGACAACTGCG CGTGCTTCACGG acactctgaattggctcaattcttcaaacgttttggttggaaggaggtaagtgatccaagatggcggcgcgggtggatgcagctggctcttgctctccagtttggtgttttgtttcctcagtcttgtCGTTGTTTGCTAACATCTGCCAAGCAAaccttttctacagtcgccaggatttggttgctctcgggaggagatgccataaatccatcagagcagattgccaacgaacctgccgcatgtccccgaggacatctcgagacgaccaatttcgtcatacgctgctgtgtatga
- the LOC144082030 gene encoding uncharacterized protein LOC144082030 isoform X24, translating into MDLWTLFSPVEVWTLFSLVEFWTLFSPAEFWGRTAGTDGRDGRQGRTAGTDGRDGRQGRTAGTARTAGTARTAGTARTAGTARTAGTDGRTARTAGTDGRHGRTALTDGRHGRTEGSRWTARTDGRDGRQGQTEGSRWTARTDGRDGRTAGTDGRDGRQGRTPGTDGRDRRRDQGTDRGIKTFGRGRTARTDGRQGQRQLRVLHGHSELAQFFKRFGWKEVSDPRWRRGWMQLALALQFGVLFPQSCRCLLTSAKQTFSTVARIWLLSGGDAINPSEQIANEPAACPRGHLETTNFVIRCCV; encoded by the exons atggatttatggacacttttctccccagtggaggttTGGAcgcttttctccctagtggagttttggacacttttctcccctgcTGAGTTttggggacggacggcagggacggacggcagggacggacggcagggacggacggcagggacggacggcagggacggacggcagggacggacggcagggacggcacggacggcagggacggcacggacggcagggacggcacggacggcagggacggcacggacggcaggcacggacggacggacggcacggacggcaggcacggacggacggcacggacggacggcactgacggacggacggcacggacggacagagggatcaag atggacggcaaggacggacggcagggacggacggcagggacagacggagggatcaag atggacggcaaggacggacggcagggacggacggacggcagggacggacggcagggacggacggcagggacggacgccagggacggacggcagggacagacggagggatcaag ggacagacagagggatcaa GACTTTTGGGcgtggacggacggcacggactgaTGGACGACAGGGACAGAGACAACTGCG CGTGCTTCACGG acactctgaattggctcaattcttcaaacgttttggttggaaggaggtaagtgatccaagatggcggcgcgggtggatgcagctggctcttgctctccagtttggtgttttgtttcctcagtcttgtCGTTGTTTGCTAACATCTGCCAAGCAAaccttttctacagtcgccaggatttggttgctctcgggaggagatgccataaatccatcagagcagattgccaacgaacctgccgcatgtccccgaggacatctcgagacgaccaatttcgtcatacgctgctgtgtatga